A window of Hypomesus transpacificus isolate Combined female unplaced genomic scaffold, fHypTra1 scaffold_304, whole genome shotgun sequence genomic DNA:
AGGCCCTGGCCCTCTCTGAAGCCATACTTCTGCATGATCTTATGGGCCACCGTCCCTCTGGTGGACACACACGAGCATTACATGATCTCCCTGTACCGAGTCAGCATGTGCCTTGCAGTCATAATGCACACCAGTTATCACTCTACATCAAGGCTCAGTGTCTCACAGCTGTGTATTAGCGTGACCATGAACACCTTGTGGTGCAGTGTAGCATCGGGATAATGGTAGGTCTGAATGTAGCATTGGTAGAATGGTAAGTCTAAATGGACGTTTTGTGATACTCACCCCATGTTGGCCAGGAATGTGTTGGTAGGGCCGGGAGGGGAGCGGGGCCGCTCTGAGTCTTCGTACATGGGGGGTGGGATGGCTGCCTTGGAACCCCGGGGGGGTCGCCCCTCCTCTTCATAGGGGAATGACGAAGAGAAAGCGACTgagaaaacagagaggggggggggggttctgttaGGAAGTTGTTGTAATACACTGATACCTAGTGGATGATGATACTCACTACACGCTGTCCCTCATACTCACATTATACACAGTACACACTAACTGTTCTCTCGGCCCCCCTGACACAAAACTCCCAGAATAGACAGACATCAGGCCCACACTCACCGTCTCTGTCCAcaagggaggagggcggggcgaTGGcagctccacccagagctgatggaggaggagtagagagtgGATGATAGTACACAGTCTTATAACTCACAACATTGCTTAATCTCCATACTAGCATGTAAAGTGAGGGTGTGCATGCCTGAGTTAAAGGGTACGGCTGGGTAaaccctctgccctcacctcttttcctcctctccttctcgtaGTCCTCCTCTTCGTCCGATTCTCCCTCCGCCGCGGGGAAGCGGGAGAACCCGCTGGGGACGCTGCCCTCGTGACggtccttcctcttcctggagAGGGACACACCACAGGTAAAACATAGGCAAAACATAGGCAAAACATAGGCAAAACACAGCAGACACGAGACCATCCGTCACTATATACCAGACCAGACATGGGCTGGCTGACATGCAAATTGACATTGGTTGATTTCAATGTGGGATCTAGTCAGACTGAGTGGGTATCGGCTTGTTGACGGGAGATGAGTGTGTCAAGAATCCAGGCCCGTACTTTTCCCTCTCCTCGATCTCCTTCAGCCGCTCGTGCTCCCTCTGCTTCTGCCGTTCCTCGCGGTGTCTCTTCACCACCTTCTCGTAGTCGTTGGGGAACATGGGGTCGTACTCATCAGCCAGAGGGATCAGGACGTCCCCTGAGGAGAAGCCTGAAGGCACCgcttcctgacacacacacacacacacacaaagacagagagtaCACTTACAACTAGAGAAACCAGGTGTGACACAGGCTCCCttacaccactctctctctcaagttATACACAATTATGCAAGAAACAACGTTTTACCTTAAGCCCTGCAGCAATGTGTGGGGATGTGTCTaggatctgtctgtcttcacTAGATCCGCCCCTCTTCAGGTCGATGACGGGAGCAAGGACTGTAGTCTGCTTCATCCGCTGGGTCTGatgagacacacatatacaccaaACACAGCCGTCATCGTTGTTCCACCTGCAACTTTGTTAACCTATTGAGGGCATTTCGTTCGTTCAGAGAACAAGTCACAATCACTGGTGTTGCAGGTGTCTTTACCTTCGCCTGAGTCAGAGCAGCCTTCTTCACCTTCAGCTGCGACTGGAGCAGTTTGAAGTTCTTAGACCAGCCCTCGGTCTTGGCGTCACTCGCGACGCCCAAGTCGTCGTAGAGTGACATGGTTGTGCGGGTATCAAGTTTtcgattttaaatgtattttcctgGCAGACAACAAATAGAACAGATTGATGTACTTACACTgtgtaagtaaaaaaaaacaagcacgCTGTCTAGCTGACACACTTTTGATCACATTTCCTGTTATAGGCTAATCCTTTATTATTAAAGGCTAGATAAATTAACATTTAGCTGCCTAGCGCACCCGTAGCATCACACAGTTTGTGGGACATACATAAcagaaagaagaagaatactGTACCAaccagctaacgttagctagctatctaGCATTTGCTAGCTACCACAGCGCTCGGATTTTATCCGAAAAGAGCCGTCACACAAGTATGGTGCATTCACCGATACAAATATGTATATTGTTTTTTATATCTATATTGTCGTTATAACTATATAGCTACATACCTGAAACTACAAGTATAACAAGTAGTGGAGACTTTGAAAAAGCTATGCTAGATGAATGTATGTGTTTAGCTGATGCACACGCTTATAGACAAAACAACGTAAAGAAGGGCATTAAAACTACGCCCCCTTGATAGATTCCACCTAGCGGTGGGGATGATTGTCATGGCAAGCAAGTAACAACTGTAAAAACTGCTGTAACGAATTAAAACTGAATTTTCAAAAcctaaataaaaatatatgtcGCCAGCTGTATTTTATTGGGACACATTTAAATTATATACTGTAATAGTACAACAGTTTGGTGTAGTTTCCCTTTCGATCTCTAGATGGCGACCTTGACCATACACAATGAAAGTGAATGCATCCAACAAAGGTaacttttaaataaataaaaaacggtACATTTAATTATGTAGCTCTAGGTTTCATAGTTATATTCTGTGTTCGAACATCACAACAACACATCACATTCTGAATCCAAATACGAAACTGAATTCAATTTCCTGCACCAACCCATTCTTTCTCCATACTCCCTCTCCTACCCGTCCTTCCCCGGGCGCCAGTGGTGGTTTGCCAGGCGTGTTGGGGTAAACAGCCAGGGCTCTGTCTAGTGACGCCTCACAGAGGCTCATAATGCAGTCGATTTGCAGGCAGCAGCGCGGCTGGTTAGGCAGATCTCTGCGTGCCGAGAAGGCCAAGTCAGACACACTGGAGAGGAACGTCATAAGATTGGATCCACACAGATGGAGGTGTGTGgttgagtgcatgtgtgtgtctgtgtgtgcatgtgtgtgtgtttgtgtgtgtaacaatAAAAGGCTATGATAGAGGTTTAAGGTTTGTCTGGTGGGAtggaggtctggaggggggagtgtgtgtatggttgtgtgtgttgtatgttggtgtgtgtgtgtgtgtgtatactgccTGTACCCTGATACTAACAGGAACAAATctacaacaaaaaacaataacCTTCATACccaacacctcctctctcctggtccCTGTAAAGCCAGTGTATACAGCCTGGTGATATATATGCAGGTCTCTgacaggggatgggggggtcaCAAATGACTGTTTTATGGAGTGTGTGCTTGGTGTTAGTgtgtggaggaaggaggacaaaatggaaaagagaaggaggagaggagttctCAGGAACATGGTCTGACCTTTATGTTCTCACAAGCatggcttttaaaccaaatatCGGAGGACCATGAATGTTagtggtgtgtgcgtgccctCTAGGAGAGACTGGACCAGTCTAGCCTTTACCTccgagaaatggagggagagcgatggagagaggatagggatggagagagacgagagggaaATAGactaaagagagaaaggaggaatggagacagagaaagagatagaagaGGCATTCCTGAGTGCACAGAGCAGGAGTTTCAGCTCAACTGtttattttctctccctcttcgtctccacctccctggtctctatctctccatttctctctcctctcttccacctgccTATTGATCCACAGGTCTTATCAAACAAGCCGCTTAAAGGACTCGGTGGAATCGCTGGGATTGTTTGGCAGTTTATCAGATACAACCTGGCCCCGGAAAGAAataggggatgaggggaggaagaggagagagagtagaagcGAGAGATCAGgattgaaaaagagagaaagagagcttgTCAGCGTCTCAGACTAATATAGGCAGGTTGAGGGGATTGGGCCAGGgatgttttgtgtctgtgtaagcATTGTGACAAAGTGCTGAGACTGGCCAACGATGAAGAGTACAGGTGGGGgtcggaggggtgggggtgggggggcggagaggagggggaagggggtgtgGGGGCCAGAATCTCTTTATCTCACCACACGTTGCGTCGGCACAATCTGGATAAACTGATGGAGAGGAAACAAGGAAATGTCACGCTTGGTTGGCATTTACAGAAAATAGACTTGGACGAATGCCAGCAAGCTTTATGGGGATGTAATTTCGCAGGTATTTTGCTGATTTGAAGTGAATAGGTATTCTCCACATGTTGCCAGTGCAGAGAAAGACAAGCATCGTCAGGTTTACACTGAGCAGAGTGAGTGTTGCTATCTCATTTCAGATGGACATCAGACCCTATTCAAGTTTAATGTCCAACAGtctacctgagtgtgtgtgtgtgtttcaatgaaCTCAGCCTCTGTGGGGAGTGGATATGACTCCCAACTGCTGCGTAAACTGTGCTGACTCATCTGAATCAGATTGATGAAGGGAAGAACAAGCCGCACCAAGGTTGGCTCCAAGGGGCCAAAGATGAGCAATGCCCCCCTAAAGGAAATGGTGTCCCCCCCCCATTATTTTAACTAAGAGAATTATATACAAAAAACCCCCTTGTGGAAACCTAATGCTGTCCGCTCATCTGATTCGTTCTGGAGCTGAGCCTGAGCTGAACCACTTATTTTGGAAGTTCTATTCTGTTCTATTGTATTCTGTTTTGAAATAGCGTCCTTGTTTGCTCAGTCTATTGGAAGGGCTTTCTTGAAGTTTATCTACATTCAAACCGTAACATTCATTATGATTTCAATGGACTGTGATTACATTTGAATAACcaaggctggtgtgtgtttatCGTCAAttaatgtatatatgtgtgtttatgtgtgtgtgaccttgatTTGTAATCAACAATGCAATGTGAGGCTCATTATGAGCAAGATCCCCTCGGAGATCAAGCCAAACACACTTTACGGTGGAGAGACTATCAATTAATAAGACAGATCGCTGGTTCAGGTGCCGCAGAGCATAATgagatttttatttttaattattatttagtttcattactCTGTAAACTCatcgtgtggatgtgtgtatgtgtgtgtgtattttcagtAATGAAAGTGTGTCATTATCCATTCATGTATTCGTCCCTAAGGTGCATGTGTGGTGATCGGATTGTGGCTGTGGGTtatgatacaaacacacaaaaacacacacacacacacacaaacacacacacagtgtaaaacATAGGTAGTTCTtctgttttttctctcccttctatCAGCCACACACCCCGTAACACTGTATCCAGGGCAACAAGGACTAGGAGGTAGAGGTTTTGAGGTTAACCAGCAGTGACAGTTCTAATATGGAAGTCAGATCTGAACCTCGTAATGAAATGTAAGTAAATCTACATATGCTTGCCCCCATATATGTCTGCAGATGGTGTTGTGGTCTTCTCGGTGAGTCCTAGTTTTAAAGGTTGTCTAGAATTGAACAAGATCAAATATTCTGTGTGTGCAGATCCCAGTCCAGAAGTAGGTATACTCTGCATGTGTTTGCATCCCCTCGACGACACACCTGACCACGATGCTGGAAGACTTCTTTCAAGGTGTTGAAAAGTAATCAAGTTTTTAGAATTAAAGAAAAAACATACGTAAGATATGTCATAGAGGTCTTCATGTCTACTGTAgctgggatgagagagagagagataaagaataagagggagagagagaaggaacaaaAAATGGAGCCAGGAGCACTCCTAAAATAGTTGTTTTGACAAAGGCAGTATTTTCCTGTGCTGTTCCATTAATTACTGTGATTTTCTCATCTTGTTGTCAAGGAGACGCCTACATTCATCTCTCCTGTACAGTGTATATGACAGGATGCTATTACTAATGAACAGTTAGCATTTAGACTAGAAGACCTGGTATAATCACTGGAGCTCTCTGCGTTTGAAGGGCTGATATAATTACTGGGCATTACTTCATGTGTATGGATTGGGCTTTGATAATTGCTGGTCATCTCTGTATTTCTGTATGTGTAGGTCTAAATTCATTGCTGGACCTCTCTGGTTCTTTGTTAGAGGGGTGTTCTCTACGGTGGATCCAAATTGATGGGTTGGTATcattaaagatcccatgacatgctgttttttgatgcttttatataggccttagttgtcccctaatactgtatctgaaatctatttcccgaaattcagacctgtgcagaattacagccactacgagcagtcccacaatgagctttcctcagaacgagCTGTTtcggtgtctgtagctttacaTGATATGAtgaagaaagaggcggggctaactgccatgcttcggtcgtttgcaagccatgaagTCTCGTGTAAAAACTAgcgctgtcaaacgattaaaatatttaatcgcgattaatcgcattaatgtcatagttaactcgcgattaatcacaattaatcgcacatttctatttctatctattctaaatgtcccttgatttctttttgtcccattcttttttcaaattttaatgctcttatcaacatggaaaagtggttcggattgcttcgtgcaaatattttttgttattgaaaacaacattgcaatcgcctggctttgacgagggggcggagaatttgcatcatctgtgtgcttggccatcaagtggtatttcagactggacgtgctgcaatgatagctcattttacaacgacaaaacacacagatcactttggtcttgtcaatggaaccatttggcaactttttaaaagtaaactttccattcagaatcttattggcatccatttcggcgtctcgcgctcgccatccactcagaacgtaaagttaacctactaccagagaatgtctcatatcctaaacgggctctgctactacgctttagccggatcgcaagccaaacaagtgtgtggcgtgcctgttgttttgtttccggtctagctagatccggtgtggtgttgtagtttttctaacttcggtagttgttgcaacagcatgtgaaaaaaaactacaaagtttgctaggccaaaaagagcgttaatcgcgcgataaaaaaattgacgccgttaatttgggtttgcgttaacgccgttaataacgcgttaaactgacagcaaaAGTAAGTAGTAAAAACCAATGTCGTGCTAGCACGGTCTTAACTAATTTTTTCATCGGTATGCCAAATTCTCTGCGCGGGCAAagtagagaaaggggaggtaaccttcctccttgtgacgtcacaaggagaggattttcaaaactgagcgtttgagctttgattttctcaaaggcagagaaaaatacccagggcttggtttacacctgtcaaaatttctagccactggggaccaaaggcaggctaggggaactcataataatgttaaataacctcctaaagtgaagttttcatgtcatgggactttcttttcttttcctgcAAGAGCTTTTGGCATCAGGCATACCTTGGGCATAGTTCTTGAAGGACAGCTAGCTGTAGGGGAGACACACTCAAACAACCTTGATGTCCCTTAGATATTGGGTCAAAAGTTGTGATTACGAGAAAGTGAAGGGGAGACCTCACATTCCTAGTGACAACCCTCCTGTCTCTTGcctttcctcttttctcctcacctctccttcgctctcttctcctctgaacTGGATCTCACAGCGTCTGTGCAGGAAGGGTATGGCTTGTGTAATGAAATGCATGTTTACAGTGTCCCGGGGTGAACAGCAGTAGATAACTGTTGAAAGCACACCGAGGGAGAGGAGCATGTGGCTCACAGGAGCCTGCTGGCAGACGCCCAGTCTGTTCTCatccctcctctactcctcctcaaCCCGGAtccctccttcaccttctcctccttGTACCTCCATCCACCTCCGCTCTGCCTCCTCTTCGTCTTGATTGGACCTCACCTCAAACCCCCCTCAGCCTCTTACCCTCAGCACTCCTCTTtgagtgtctctctttctcctcagaaAATAAATAGGTACGGACTAATCTATCGTTCAATTGCCTCTACATTCAAGTCCTCTGGTCTACACTtgtcacacacatcacacacacacacatacacacacatacacacacacacatacacattactGAGGACAGTGTTTTTAAAATTCATCAACACATTGATCATCGGTATAATTACTGCTCAGTTTCACATCCCCTTGTGCAGCACCTGCTGTTTGCCTGTCCCCTATGAGTTCATTAGTGAGGGAGCCGATGGATGGTGTGGGAGGTGTTTGGAAGGAGACAGGCCCCTCTGGCTAAGGTAAACTTTCCCAGAAAGCTGAGACAGTCATCCATCTTATCTGCTGACATAGTGTCAGACAAggctgtctgtgagtgtgtgtgtgtgtgagtgagtgtgtgtttgtttccccCTGGGGCATGTTCAGTGATGAGATCTGGAACATT
This region includes:
- the rbm17 gene encoding splicing factor 45, which codes for MSLYDDLGVASDAKTEGWSKNFKLLQSQLKVKKAALTQAKTQRMKQTTVLAPVIDLKRGGSSEDRQILDTSPHIAAGLKEAVPSGFSSGDVLIPLADEYDPMFPNDYEKVVKRHREERQKQREHERLKEIEEREKKRKDRHEGSVPSGFSRFPAAEGESDEEEDYEKERRKRALGGAAIAPPSSLVDRDVAFSSSFPYEEEGRPPRGSKAAIPPPMYEDSERPRSPPGPTNTFLANMGGTVAHKIMQKYGFREGQGLGKHEQGLSTALSVEKTSKRGGKIIIGDAAEKPGSSQPAAAEPSAQGSGPPADSSKKSDANPLTEILKCPTKVVLLRNMVGRGEVDEDLEGETKEECEKYGKVTKCVIFEIALVTDDEAVRIFLEFERVESAIKAVVDLNGRYFGGRVVKACFYNLDKFRVLDLGEQV